Proteins encoded in a region of the Vicia villosa cultivar HV-30 ecotype Madison, WI linkage group LG5, Vvil1.0, whole genome shotgun sequence genome:
- the LOC131606986 gene encoding zinc finger CCCH domain-containing protein 48-like: protein MDTKVARFNGTKRVIGTKTCIFWLNGRCNRDNCRFLHGEPSTHSWNHNERKGRFSSTPYHNPNKSLPKHNASSTLSNRRVGDDKFPPKCNKKTVFIRKTGDDKSPPRHETESLLNRKTEDEKSHPKDATIGDDSKKTQVAKVSPKQVCKYWMNGDCVRGEHCQNLHSWFYGDGFATLAKLQGHKKLVTGIGLPHGSNKLYSGSTDGTLRTWDCVTGQCTNLMNLGAEATSLISEGPWIFVGLHNIVKAWNTQTASHLTLDGPKGRVLSMVVGNDTLLAGAEDGVISAWRGSSKSESPFELVASLRGHTKSVVCLAVGCNKMLYSGSKDQSIKVWDLDTFECKMTLNAHTDEVTSLICWDNFLLSGSSDCTIKVWYKTVEDTLEVAYSHNVENGVVALSGMTDPENKPILFCSTSDNSVRLYELPSFAERGRLFAKQEVGLIHTAPGGLFFTGDRTGLLTVWKWLEKPKVAASS from the exons ATGGATACCAAAGTGGCGAGGTTCAACGGAACTAAACGCGTCATTGGGACGAAAACCTGCATCTTTTGGCTCAATGGAAGATGCAACAGAGATAATTGTAGGTTTTTGCACGGTGAACCATCGACTCATTCTTGGAATCATAATGAAAGGAAGGGACGTTTCTCTTCAACACCGTATCATAATCCGAATAAGAGCCTTCCCAAACATAATGCCAGCAGCACCCTTTCAAATAGAAGGGTTGGAGATGACAAGTTTCCTCCCAAATGTAACAAGAAGACTGTGTTTATTCGGAAGACCGGGGATGACAAGTCGCCTCCCAGACATGAAACTGAGAGTCTCTTAAATCGAAAGACTGAGGACGAGAAGTCGCATCCCAAAGATGCTACTATTGGAGATGACAGTAAAAAGACACAAGTTGCTAAGGTCTCTCCAAAGCAAGTCTGCAAATATTGGATGAATGGCGATTGTGTTCGCGGGGAACATTGCCAGAATTTACATTCGTGGTTTTATGGTGATGGCTTTGCCACATTAGCAAAGCTTCAAGGACACAAGAAG CTTGTCACTGGAATTGGACTTCCACATGGATCAAACAAACTTTATTCTGGCAGCACCGATGGGACACTTCGGACATGGGACTGTGTTACTGGTCAATGTACTAATTTGATGAATCTTGGTGCTGAAGCTACCTCTTTGATCAGTGAGGGCCCGTGGATTTTTGTTGGTCTGCATAACATTGTCAAG GCATGGAATACGCAGACTGCTTCTCATTTAACTCTCGATGGACCTAAGGGACGAGTCCTTTCCATGGTTGTTGGCAATGATACACTCTTAGCTGGAGCAGAG GACGGTGTAATTTCTGCATGGAGAGGCAGTTCTAAATCCGAGTCCCCTTTTGAACTGGTTGCATCACTACGCGGTCACACTAAATCTGTTGTTTGCCTGGCTGTTGGATGTAACAAGATGTTGTACTCAGGATCCAAGGATCAAAGCATCAAG GTTTGGGACCTAGACACATTTGAGTGTAAAATGACACTCAATGCGCATACAGACGAAGTCACGTCCCTTATTTGTTGGGACAATTTCCTGTTATCTGGTTCATCAGACTGCACTATCAAGGTCTGGTATAAAACCGTCGAGGATACTTTGGAAGTTGCATATTCACACAATGTAGAAAAC GGCGTTGTTGCGTTATCTGGGATGACTGATCCAGAAAACAAGCCTATATTGTTCTGCTCTACCAGTGACAATTCAGTTCGCCTCTATGAACTGCCATC ATTTGCCGAGAGGGGTAGATTGTTTGCTAAGCAAGAAGTTGGATTAATCCATACAGCTCCGGGTGGACTCTTCTTCACCGGAGACAGAACTGGTTTGCTGACTGTCTGGAAATGGTTGGAAAAGCCCAAGGTTGCAGCATCCTCTTGA
- the LOC131601949 gene encoding arogenate dehydratase/prephenate dehydratase 2, chloroplastic-like, which produces MASSRIISHSQPNLHRHSPLFDSIKPHPSLNLNLPPKRHRNLRIRASLRDASHSVELQTTAVSNDVVSKDPPSLPRPLSSNQLCNAVSDGSGLRVAYQGVQGAYSESAAQKAYPNCEAVPCEQFDTAFESVERWLVDRAVLPIENSLGGSIHRNYDLLLRHRLHIVGEVKYAVHHCLMANHGVKLENLKRVLSHPQALAQCENTLTKLGLVREAVDDTAGAAKHVAFHKLQDAGAVASSAAAEIYGLNILAQDIQDDSDNITRFLVLAREPILPGIDRPFKTSIVFSLEEGPGMLFKALAVFALRQINLSKIESRPLRKQPLRTSDDNNNRYFDYIFYIDFEASMADQNAQNALRHLMEFATFLRVLGSYPMDTSTA; this is translated from the exons ATGGCATCTTCCCGAATCATCTCCCATTCTCAACCCAATCTCCACCGTCACTCTCCCCTCTTTGACTCCATTAAACCTCATCCATCTCTCAATCTCAACCTTCCCCCAAAACGACACCGTAACCTCCGCATTCGTGCTTCCCTCCGCGACGCGTCGCACTCCGTTGAATTGCAAACTACCGCCGTCTCAAACGACGTCGTTTCCAAAGATCCGCCTTCTCTTCCTC GGCCTTTATCTTCGAATCAGTTATGTAATGCTGTTTCCGATGGTTCAGGACTTCGTGTTGCATATCAG GGGGTTCAAGGTGCTTACAGTGAATCTGCTGCACAAAAAGCTTACCCTAATTGTGAAGCTGTGCCTTGTGAACAATTTGACACTGCTTTTGAA TCTGTTGAAAGGTGGCTTGTGGACAGAGCAGTTTTGCCAATAGAGAATTCTTTAGGAGGGAGCATCCACAGGAATTATGATCTTTTACTCAGGCACAGGCTACATATAGTAGGAGAAGTAAAATATGCAGTCCATCATTGTTTGATGGCCAACCATGGTGTTAAACTTGAGAATTTGAAGCGTGTTCTTAGTCATCCTCAG GCTCTTGCACAATGTGAGAACACCTTGACAAAATTGGGCTTAGTTAGAGAAGCAGTTGATGATACAGCCGGTGCTGCAAAG CATGTTGCTTTCCATAAACTACAAGATGCAGGAGCTGTTGCTAGCTCAGCTGCCGCAGAGATCTATGGCTTAAATATACTTGCTCAAGACATCCAG GATGATAGTGATAATATCACTCGGTTTTTAGTGTTGGCGCGAGAACCTATACTTCCAGGCATAGACAGGCCATTTAAG ACAAGCATAGTTTTCTCTTTAGAAGAGGGGCCTGGGATGCTTTTCAAGGCCCTTGCTGTTTTTGCGCTTCGGCAAATTAATCTTTCAAAG ATTGAAAGCCGTCCTTTGCGGAAGCAACCTCTTAGAACATCTGATGATAACAACAATAG GTACTTTGATTATATTTTCTATATTGATTTTGAAGCATCAATGGCTGATCAGAATGCACAAAATGCCTTAAGGCATCTAATG GAGTTTGCTACATTCTTGCGGGTGCTGGGTAGTTATCCTATGGATACTAGCACGGCGTAA